Below is a window of uncultured Cohaesibacter sp. DNA.
TTGCGAGCCGAAGTCCCGCTTGCAAACAGATAGGTGGTCAACACCACCTTGCCATGCCCCGGCCCGGCGGCATGAAACAGACCATAGGCCATCGACAGACCGAGCAACAGGAACAGCGCCGGACGGCTGGTGCCGACAAGCTTCACCGCATCCTTGAGCGCCATATAGAATTCGGACTGCCGCGCCAGAATCCAGCGCTGGATATCACCCCATATCCCGCCGGTGGCCAGCGCCCCCGTGGTATCGGGCAAGGCAACGCCAAAGGGAGATGGCGCAGCCTGAACAGCAGAGGCATGCAACGCCCACAGCAAACAGAATGCCAAGACAGCAAGAAGGGCGGCAACGACAAGCCGTCCCCGAACAGAGCCCTTGGGCCCGACAATCAATCGCATTTCACAAATACCTGATTGGCCATGGCGACCGTGAATTGCATCAGATCGGACGGAATTTCTCTCTGGTCTGCCGGAATGGCAGCCAGTTGGCTGGCGACATCGTCATCCAGTCCCTTCGGCCGTTCGATGCGGGCATGACAATTGGCCGGTGCGCCGACAAGCTTGGCCGGCTCCTTCTCGGCAAAGCCGAAATCGACAAAGAAGGTCGGATCATAAACATCCAGCACAGCTTCCTTGCTCGTATCGATATCGGCCACGACAGGCAAGGTGAAATGCAACACCAGCTGATCCCCTTCGGTCGAAAGCCAGTAATCATATGGCTCACCGAATGGCGTTTCAGCACTGTTGGGCATGCCCTTTGCACGAAAATCGGAAAAATAGCCATATTCGGACAGGGATTCGACATTCACCTGCGCCAGCGGCTGAAGCTCCTCGCGCGAAAGCTTGCCATCATCATCCTCATCCAGCCCCTGACTGGCAAAGGCGCTGAAGGCTTCATCGAAGGTCCAGTGATGGTGGATCTCCTTCACTTTCTGCCCGTCCATAACCAATTCGCTTTGCACCGTCACCCAGACATGGGGATGGGCCTCGGCAGAAGAGAGGAAACCGCATGATATCAGCAAAGCAGCGGGAAAAAGCCGAAAACGGAAGGGCATGAGAGACATCCTCAAGGAGCAAGGGTTTGATGGCCCAGAGCAAATCACTGGACGCATAGGAGTTTCTTCCAAGAGCTTAGTAAAAGGCAAGTGGGGCTGGAAGATGACAAATTGGCCATAGCGTTACCACCCTTTCGGGCAGAAAGGCAAAAACAAACCATTGCACACAAAAAACGACCCTCTTGCGAGGACCGTTTTTCCTTATGACATGTAATCAGATTGGCTATCTGTCCTTGGCTCCACCCCTATTTCAGGCCATGTTTCTCCCCCTGTTTCAGGCCAATTTTCAGGCCAATTTTCAGGCCTTCCAGCGCCTGAGCAGCAGAGCATTGGAAACCACAGAGACGGAACTGAAGGCCATCGCCGCCCCGGCCATGGCCGGGTTCAGCAAACCGAAGGCCGCAAGAGGGATGCCGATCACATTATAGATGAAGGCCCAGAACAGATTCTGCCAGATCTTGGCATAGGTATGACGGGCGATATCAAAGGCCGCCCCGACCAGTCCCACATCCACCCGCATCAGGGTGATGGCGGCCGCCCCGATGGCGACATCGGTGCCGGAGCCCATGGCAATGCCAACATCGGCCTGCGCCAGCGCGGGGGCATCATTGAGCCCGTCGCCAACCATGGCAACCACATGACCCTGCGCCTGAAGCGCGCTCAGCCGATCCAGTTTCTGCTTGGGCGAGACACCTCCGGTCACTTCATCCAGCCCGAGGACTTCACCGACCCGGCGAACCGTTTCCTCAGCATCGCCCGAAAGCAGAACCGTTTTCAACCCCCGAGCTTTCAGCGCCGCCACAGCGGCTTTCGATTCGGCACGCACCTCATCGCGGAAGCCCAGAAGCGCCACCAGCTTGCCCGCCTTGGCAACCGCTGAAACCGATAGCCCTTCGCGCTCCAACTGTTCAAACTGAGCACTGGCATCGGCCAGTTCGACCGCATGACGCGCCAGAAAGGCCCGCGTGCCGATCAGCAGTTTTTCCTCATCGATAAAGCCTTCAACACCTTCGCCGACATGGGCCGTCACGGCTTTGGCAACAGGAATGGAAGCCCCCCTTTGCCGGGCAGCATCAACACATGCCTTGGCAAGCGGATGCTCGCTGCCCGATTGAACCGCCGCCACGGCGCCGATGAGCGCGCCCTCCTTCATGGCAGCATCAAGCAGCGAGATACTGACAAGGCTCGGCTTGCCTTCGGTGAGGGTTCCGGTCTTGTCAAACACCACATGAGTGACCTTGCCTGCGACTTCCAGCACATCAATGTCGCGGATCAGCACGCCGCTTTTGGCAGCCGCCCCTGTGCCCGCAACAAGCGCGGTGGGCGTTGCCAGCCCAAGGGCACATGGGCAGGCAATAACCAGCACGGAGACCGCCGCAACGATCGCCGCTTCAAAGCTGCCACCGGCCAGCAACCAGCCAACAAAGGTGAGAAGCGCCAGCCCGATCACCACCGGAACAAACACCGCCGAAATGCGGTCCGCCAGATTCTGCATCTTGGCCTTACCGGTCTGGGCCTGATCGACAAGCCGAATGATCCGCGCCAGAACCGTATCATCCCCCAGCGCCACAACATCGAGCACGACGGACCCTGCACCATTGACCGCACCGGAAATGACCTTGTCACCCGTCTCGCGCAACACCGGTTCACTTTCGCCAGAAAGCAGCGCTTCGTCAAACTCACTGCGCCCTTCCAATATGGTTCCATCGACCGGCACCACCTCGCCGGGCAACACCCGCACCCTGTCGCCGGTCTGCACCTGCTCGATCGGCACCATCCGGTCGCCTTGTCCACCATCCGAGACGAGACGCGCCTCGCGCGGGCGCAGTCCCATCAAGGCCCGCAAGGCATCGGCTGCACTGCGTCGGGCACGACCCTCAAGCCATTTGCCAAACACGATCAGCGTGAGAATGGCAGCAGAGGCCTCGAAATAGAGATGCCCCATGGCATCCGCACCAAGAGCGAAAATCTGATAGACCGAAAAGATGAAGGCAGCGCTGGTGCCCATCGCCACCAGAACATCCATGTTGGCAGCACCACTCGAAAGCGCCTTGGCCGCTCCGCGATAAAAGCGCGAGCCGACGACAATCTGCACAACGCCAGCGAGCACAAGCTGAAGCATGGCGGGCAAATGCCAGCTCAAGCCGAACCATTGGCCAAGCATCGGCGCAACAAGCGGCACGGTGAGAATGGCGGAAAAGACGAACAGATAGAAGGAGTGACGCTCTTCCCGCGCCCGTCCTTCATCCACCTGCTCGGCCTGAGCCTGCCGCTCGGAAAGGCTTCCCTGCCGGAGGCTGGCACCAAAGCCGGTCTTTTCGATCATGGCCCTGATGTCCTCGGCGCTCTGTCCGCCGCTGACCGACACATCAGCGCGCTCCAGCGCCAGATTGACATGAGCCTCAATACCGGGCTTGGCATTGAGAACCCGCTCGACACGCGCGGAACAGGCGGCACAATGCATGCCGCTCACATCGAAAACCAGAATGTCCGGCGCGCCTTGCGCAGCGCCAGCCTTCGCAGAATAAGCCGTTTCAGACATGATTATCTTGACCAGTTCATAATAGGAGTTTCAAAGTCAAAATATATATAGGGCTTCCAGTTACTGGAAGGTCAAGAGGCAGGAGGTGCGACTTTTGCAACTTCGCGTGCATAGGCGACAAATTGCCCCGCGATATGATCAATCAACGCCCTGCCCTTTTTCGCAGAGGCGAGAGAAGCATTGCCCACAACGCCCTCACGGTTGAGGTCGGTCGCCATCCAGCCAAGCGACTTGCGACCGTAAAAATGCAAATGCCGGTTCTGCTCGACCATACCCTGCTGCCGGGAGGCAAAATCACCAGCCTTCTCCATCAGCACCAGATCAGGGCGCAGGGCCAGCATCATGGAGCTTTCCACCGCGCCGCCATGGATGCCATAGGCGATCTCCTCCGGATCGAACAGACCATCGGGATAACCCAGCCGCAACCAGTTGGTCGCTGACGCGACCATGTCATGATGGACGCGCAAATCCTGGATCAGGATATCCATCAAGGGCACATTGCCACCATGACTGTTGATGATGATGATCCGCTTGACGCCCGCCCGCTTGACCGAAAGACAGAGATCCATCCAGACCGGCAACAGATGCTGCCAGTTCGAGGTCAGGGTTCCGGCGCCATCAAGATGTTCCTCCG
It encodes the following:
- a CDS encoding DUF1007 family protein; amino-acid sequence: MPFRFRLFPAALLISCGFLSSAEAHPHVWVTVQSELVMDGQKVKEIHHHWTFDEAFSAFASQGLDEDDDGKLSREELQPLAQVNVESLSEYGYFSDFRAKGMPNSAETPFGEPYDYWLSTEGDQLVLHFTLPVVADIDTSKEAVLDVYDPTFFVDFGFAEKEPAKLVGAPANCHARIERPKGLDDDVASQLAAIPADQREIPSDLMQFTVAMANQVFVKCD
- a CDS encoding heavy metal translocating P-type ATPase — encoded protein: MSETAYSAKAGAAQGAPDILVFDVSGMHCAACSARVERVLNAKPGIEAHVNLALERADVSVSGGQSAEDIRAMIEKTGFGASLRQGSLSERQAQAEQVDEGRAREERHSFYLFVFSAILTVPLVAPMLGQWFGLSWHLPAMLQLVLAGVVQIVVGSRFYRGAAKALSSGAANMDVLVAMGTSAAFIFSVYQIFALGADAMGHLYFEASAAILTLIVFGKWLEGRARRSAADALRALMGLRPREARLVSDGGQGDRMVPIEQVQTGDRVRVLPGEVVPVDGTILEGRSEFDEALLSGESEPVLRETGDKVISGAVNGAGSVVLDVVALGDDTVLARIIRLVDQAQTGKAKMQNLADRISAVFVPVVIGLALLTFVGWLLAGGSFEAAIVAAVSVLVIACPCALGLATPTALVAGTGAAAKSGVLIRDIDVLEVAGKVTHVVFDKTGTLTEGKPSLVSISLLDAAMKEGALIGAVAAVQSGSEHPLAKACVDAARQRGASIPVAKAVTAHVGEGVEGFIDEEKLLIGTRAFLARHAVELADASAQFEQLEREGLSVSAVAKAGKLVALLGFRDEVRAESKAAVAALKARGLKTVLLSGDAEETVRRVGEVLGLDEVTGGVSPKQKLDRLSALQAQGHVVAMVGDGLNDAPALAQADVGIAMGSGTDVAIGAAAITLMRVDVGLVGAAFDIARHTYAKIWQNLFWAFIYNVIGIPLAAFGLLNPAMAGAAMAFSSVSVVSNALLLRRWKA
- a CDS encoding creatininase family protein, which produces MIKAFWREMGRDDFADPALGDAVAILPVAAIEQHGPHLPTGTDAILAEGYIDAVIRQKPDDLPLIFLPVQQVGWSEEHLDGAGTLTSNWQHLLPVWMDLCLSVKRAGVKRIIIINSHGGNVPLMDILIQDLRVHHDMVASATNWLRLGYPDGLFDPEEIAYGIHGGAVESSMMLALRPDLVLMEKAGDFASRQQGMVEQNRHLHFYGRKSLGWMATDLNREGVVGNASLASAKKGRALIDHIAGQFVAYAREVAKVAPPAS